One Phoenix dactylifera cultivar Barhee BC4 unplaced genomic scaffold, palm_55x_up_171113_PBpolish2nd_filt_p 000222F, whole genome shotgun sequence DNA window includes the following coding sequences:
- the LOC103718107 gene encoding UDP-sulfoquinovose synthase, chloroplastic: MAHLFSTHCTSIPSPATKMFVKPLNQCSAIVHTSVPFWANRSPRIVLKSQRKRPEKQYVISATATPISQETESKSSAGSHQILNESTSKSKKVMVIGGDGYCGWATALHLSNKGYDVSIVDNLVRRLFDQQLGIDSLTPISSIQNRLRRWKSLSGKTIQLYIGDICDFEFLSEAFKSFEPDSVVHFGEQRSAPYSMIDRSRAVFTQHNNVIGTLNVLFAIKEFREECHLVKLGTMGEYGTPNIDIEEGYITITHNGRTDTLPYPKQASSFYHLSKVHDSNNIAFTCKAWGIRATDLNQGVVYGVRTDETEMHEELCNRFDYDGVFGTALNRFCVQAAVGHPLTVYGKGGQTRGYLDIRDTVQCVELAIANPAKPGEFRVFNQFTEQFSVNDLAGLVTKAGKKFGLDVQTISVPNPRVEAEEHYYNAKHTKLIELGLRPHLLSDSLLDSLLNFAIKFKDRVDKAQIMPNVSWKKIGVKPRTVAI, encoded by the exons ATGGCACATTTGTTCTCAACTCATTGTACCTCAATTCCCTCTCCAGCGACTAAAATGTTCGTCAAACCACTGAATCAGTGTTCAGCCATCGTGCATACTTCTGTTCCATTTTGGGCCAACAGATCTCCACGTATAGTCCTCAAGTCACAGAGAAAGAGACCAGAAAAACAATATGTTATTTCTGCTACGGCTACCCCGATAAGCCAAGAAACTGAAAGTAAATCCTCAGCTGGATCTCATCAAATTCTGAATGAGTCAACCTCGAAGTCCAAAAAGGTGATGGTCATTGGTGGTGATGGTTATTGTGGATGGGCCACTGCCCTTCACCTTTCAAATAAAGGGTACGATGTGTCCATAGTTGATAATCTCGTCCGCCGCCTGTTTGATCAGCAGCTTGGCATCGACTCCCTTACCCCAATATCTTCTATCCAAAATCGCCTTCGTCGATGGAAATCTCTCTCTGGAAAAACAATTCAACTTTATATTGGTGATATATGTGACTTTGAATTTCTCTCTGAAGCCTTTAAATCTTTCGAGCCTGATTCTGTAGTCCACTTTGGTGAGCAGAGGTCTGCACCTTACTCTATGATTGATCGGTCAAGAGCTGTATTCACACAGCATAACAATGTGATTGGAACTCTCAATGTTCTCTTTGCCATCAAAGAATTTAGAGAAGAGTGTCACTTAGTAAAGCTTGGGACAATGGGTGAATATGGAACTCCAAATATTGATATAGAGGAGGGATACATAACAATCACCCACAATGGAAGAACCGATACATTGCCTTATCCAAAGCAGGCCAGCTCTTTCTACCATCTGAGCAAGGTGCATGATTCGAATAACATTGCATTTACATGCAAGGCTTGGGGAATAAGAGCCACAGATTTAAACCAAGGGGTGGTTTATGGTGTCAGGACAGATGAAACTGAGATGCATGAGGAGCTCTGTAACAGATTTGATTATGATGGGGTGTTTGGGACAGCTCTAAATAGGTTTTGTGTTCAGGCTGCTGTTGGGCACCCACTTACAGTATATGGCAAAGGTGGTCAG ACACGAGGATACCTAGATATTAGAGACACAGTGCAGTGTGTTGAGCTAGCCATTGCTAATCCAGCCAAGCCAGGTGAGTTTCGGGTATTTAACCAGTTCACAGAACAGTTCTCTGTCAACGACCTTGCCGGCCTGGTCACCAAAGCTGGCAAGAAGTTTGGCTTGGACGTGCAAACCATCTCTGTGCCAAATCCACGGGTAGAGGCAGAAGAGCACTACTACAATGCCAAACACACCAAACTAATTGAGTTGGGCCTTAGACCACACTTGCTTTCTGATTCACTTTTGGATTCATTGCTCAACTTTGCCATCAAGTTCAAGGACCGTGTTgataaagcacaaataatgccTAATGTTTCTTGGAAGAAAATTGGAGTGAAGCCTCGGACGGTTGCCATCTAG